In Podospora pseudopauciseta strain CBS 411.78 chromosome 2 map unlocalized CBS411.78m_2, whole genome shotgun sequence, the genomic stretch CCATGGAGAATTGAGGAGTACCTGCATGGGAAGGCAAACAGACTGTCAAGCAGCCAAAGGAATCAGGCATGCAGCCCCATGTCCGATTGATCAATGCTCTAATCCAACAAACGAAGTGACTTCCCTTATCTCCAAACCTTTGCCCACTTGTGCTGCCCGGTATTTCCAGTTTGTTATCAGCTTTTTCGAGCTGCGTGTATGGAATTTAACAAGTCTCGCATGAAAACCAAacctgttgttgctgatatGGTCTGTGCGCGCCCCCTGATCCAAAGTAAACAACGGCCCCTTTTCCAAGCTGACAACCACCAATTCCGTAACAAACAGACCTTACAAAGATGATAAGCAACGGTACAACACACTGGATTTGCCATGGATTTCTTCGGTGACTCTACCATATCAACCTATTAAccgggtggtgttgtgtttCCCAGGTTGTGGTCGCTTTTCACCCGTGGCCCAGTTGCTGAGCAGTGCCTTCCTTCCTCGTCGATAGCTCCTGCCGTGGCAAGCACATCCAGCACCAGGCCTACATCAGCACACACAAGGCGAGCTGCTCCTTCCATTTGGAATCGTAGAACGAACGTAGGGCACACAGTCTAAATTTTTTCCAGGTAGGGATTTATTCTCGGCGACCTGCGTgtcctctctccctcttttcttcccacACAAACCAACACCTCTCCAATTTTGAAACCGGCGACATCGTCGCGGGTCCGCACCCTCTGACCGATTATTCAACGCCGAGAATACCATTCAGCTTTGTCTGACCATCAGCCTGAAGTATTTATTGTCGACTTCCTTGAGTACTTCTCGCTCTGCTTCTTGTTGTCTGCAACAAGCAGCAACCAGCCACGCCCGAGACTTCAACACAGGTAAGactctcctctcccctctccttccaTACCCACTCCCCAGCCTTTCCTTCCTGGCCCAACCAAGGCAACGGCCTCATTTCCCAAACCCTGTCTGCTCTGCCTCTTCTACCATACCTCGACCCACGGCATATCAGGTCGGTCGAGCGGGTTTTTCCAGTTTATCCAACAACCTCTACCATTTACCGACCGACTGACTTCAAGGAAACCCTAGAACTCTCGACTTCAGAAACACATCACCTTCACCAGTACTACCAAGTTGACCCGTCGCCAAAATGTCTTGGGACAACGGGAATGATAACTGGGGCAACCCcactcccaccgccaccagcgGCGGTGACGATTGGGGCAAAGGTTCTGCTTCCAACAACAATGACGGCAATGGCTTTGGCGATGACAGCTTCCGCGGTGCTGCCACCTCTGGAAACGGCGGTTTTGGCGATGCTGCCCCCTttggcggcgacggcgagcACCGCGGCGAGACCAGGTAAGTCCTTCTTGATCACCCTCCTATTTCCAGCAGACATCATCCCTAAAATATCATCAGTCACAACAAGGCTGATTGCCCCAACCCGCGCAAGCCTCTTGGTGCTTGCCGCCGCTGCGGTGACGAAGGTCACTACAGCAAGGATTGTCCCACTGCTGGTCCCATGACCTGCAATGCATGCGGTTCAACGGAACACCTTCGCAATGAGTGTCCCGATGCCGGGCCAATGCTTTGCAAGAACTGTGGCGAAGAGGGTaggctgttgctgcctgAGTGATTAACAATGACATCGAATGCTAACTCCTTGCGTCCAGGCCACACCATCTCTGCTTGCGAGAATGCTCGCAAGGTGGACCGCAGCGAAATCCCCGACAAGACTACTGAGGAAGCTTGGGAGTTGATCAAGACTGCTGTCGCCGAGCGCGACATTGACGACCTCAAGGCTGCAGTTCAGATTTACGTGAAGTCACAGCCTGACTGCACTTATCAGCAGCTCGAGTCGGCCTTCCGTGGTCATGACCTCGGGATATGGCTCATCGCCCTTGAGAGACCCACTGTCTCTACCCTGACCAATATGGATCTGCAGGGAAATCTTGGGAAGAAATACACGGTGTCGTACCGtttctcccccaaccccgctCGCCCCCGCGAACGTGAGGGTTGGCCCGAGACTGAAGAGGAGCGCATGGAGCGCTTGGCTGACGCTGGCAAGCTCGTTGCTCGTGGTTTGCCCAAGTGTCGCAACTGCGACCAGCTTGGTCATATCTCTAAACACTGCAAGGAGGACAAGCGTGAAAACGAGCGAATCCAGGTCAAGTGCTACAACTGTGACGAGATCGGCCATCGTGTCCGCGACTGTAAGCTCTGGTCCCGCTGGGTATGTGATGCAGAGAGCTAGCTAACATTGATTGAAGGCCCGACTCCTCGCGTGGACAAGTTCGCCTGCAAGAACTGTGGACAGCCTGGCCATCCCGTGGCTGAATGCCCCGAGCCCCGCTCCGCCGAGGGTGTCGAATGCCGCAAGTGCAACGAGAGTAAGTCATCACGGCCCATGTGTGTTCCTTGAAGCTCATGATCTTGGACTGACTGGTTCCTGTGTTAGCTGGCCACTTTTCGAAGGACTGCCCGTCTGCCGGTCCTCGTGGCTGCCGGAATTGTGGCCAAGAGGGCCACATGTCCAAGGAATGCACAGAACCCAAGAACATGGATAATGTGCAGTGCCGCAACTGCGATGAGATGGGTCACTTCTCAAAGGAGTGCCCAAGGCCTCGTGACTGTAAGTTGATGTCGTTTCTCGACCTATTGATGACGTGCTTGCTGACAATCTCTCAAACAGGGTCTCGTGTCGAGTGCCAAAACTGCCACCAGAAGGGTCACACCAAGGTTCGCTGTCCGAACCCCTTGGTCTCGGATGAGAACAGCGgcggttttggtggtggtgacggtggttttggcggtggtgatggtggcttCGACAACGCTGCCCCTTCTGCCGACGACGGCGGCTGGTAATGCACTGCTTCCTACATCTCTATGGGAATATGGTCTTTGGGGATTTTGGATGGAATCTTTCTGAGAGTTTCCGTCAACTTGAGCTCTCCTGGGGCTATTTCTTagagtttttttttcacacAGCCAGCAGGTACCAATAGGGTAGCTATCTTGCATGGGCTTTGTTTCCGCTCTGACAGAAAACGATGGACTTTTTACTACTGAAGCCGATTGATTTTGTGACGCAAATAAGGGCGGTGTTGTGATGAACAAATATCTCTATGATCTGGCAGTTATATACACGAGCCATGCGTGTTTTTCCATTTGTTCCTGGCTTCTGGTCTACTTCTGGCCTACTTTGTCAAGACACCAATGATGTGTGGCATGGTCTGGAACCAAGGCGAGTTGGCCGGTTGGGCCAGATCGACTTCTTGCCACGGGCCCGCGTCTTGGAGGAGGTACTTGGATGTATCTCTGCACATTTCACAGCCACCCACGAAGTGAGGCCAGAAAATGTTCATAAAGGCTGTTTATCTCAGGGTCAGTGATGCTTTTGAGATGATTGTTAGACAAAAAAGGAAGACATACACTGATACCACCCCAGCCACTTTGGCTGCTTGGGTTCCCAGGACTCCCCTTGCCCCGGCAGCTCCCCGTCAAAAGTCTTGACGTGCTCGTACACGTACCACTTCCCGTCTGGCTTGAGGTACTCGTACAGCATCTTGATGTTCTTTTGCGGTTCAGGGATCGAGCAGAGGCACATGACGGTCATGACGCTGTCCACGCTCCCCTTTTCGATATGCGCCACCGCCTCGAGGTCCTCGATCCCGACGGGGATGACATTGTATCTCCCTTCCAACCCGGCAGTTTTGACCGTCTGGCGCAGGGAAGCGGCGTTTCCCTCGTTCGGCTCGACGCCGTAgatcttggtgatggaggggatttgggagagggtggggagcCACATTCCCGAACCGGGGCCTATCTCGAGGACTGTGCCGGATAGGGGGGGGTGGATtggggatgggtgggtgaTGCCCCTGGAGATGTGTCCTGATAAAAGGGGGATgacgagggcggaggagtttTCTCTGACTTGGGGGCCGACGAAGGACCAGAAGCGGGTGAACCAGAgggatttgaggagggggaggttccaggggaggaggagggaaggttgggagaggatggttcgggggaggaaggtgagggaAAGGAGGATGAACTtttgggggaagaggagggaggtgaggatgtCCCAGAGGGAGTATTCTTGCTTCATGACgggcatggtggtggtggtggtggtgttcaCTTGGAATGGTTCAATTTGGGAGAGGTGTCTGTGGGAAAAGTTAATGATTGAGAAGTGAGCTGAGctgggagggaaagggacgTACTGAGGGGTAGGGGTGTGTTTGGTCCATATATATACTCTTACACAGTAGTAGAGCGGCTTATACACGCTTCAGCCTGTCCAATCAAGCTGTACATCGCACCAGGCAGGAAACAGAAGCCTCAGGGGTTCTActttttccctcctccttttgtACGCGAAAGACTTGGTCGATATTTGCCGGGATgcgggttagggttaaaGTTCGAGACCAGGGTGTGCCAGCGATAAGAAGATAGCTGGTGCGTACCCAATCAGACTCGCACGATAAGATTTACATGTTCCCAATGGCCACTCTGTCTGCATTGGAAGCTCTTCTTGCGCTGTGCCGCGAGCTGATGGGTGCCGCCCTGGGATTCTGTATAAGTGTACTTTACTCTTGGGAGCGCCAACGAAATTTCGTCGCAACCACCGTCTGATTTCTCCCTTGAATTTTTTATATCAGGACACGTTCGGCCACTTGTCACTCGTTTCAGACTTGGTTCACCTATTCACCACGCCGGCGCCCTCGCGCGCAATCCCCTGAAGCTATCACCCAAGTACACCCGCAGACTCCCACAGCAGGGGACACACACGACACATACGGTCAAGATGAGGTTCGGCAAGGGGCTCCTTTTGGGGCTGCTTGCCTTTGCGCAAGTTGTCATGGGCGAGGATTACTACAAGGTCCGTTTATGCCGTTCTGTCTCCACGTCGCAAGTTTATAAACTAACATTTGGTGTCACAGGTCCTCGGTGTCGGCAAGGACGCAACGGAGAAACAGATCAAGTCTGCCTACAGGCAACTAAGCAAGAAATACCACCCAGACAAGAACCCGTACGTCTCTCTCTGTGAGCCTTAGCCATTGCGCAGCCAGTGCTGACCTTGAAAAAAACAGGGGTGACGACACGGCCCACGAGAAGTTCGTTCTCGTCTCCGAAGCCTACGAGGCGCTCTCCGACCAAGAGTCACGCTCCATGTACGACCAACTCGGCTACGACGCCTACAAGCAGCGCAAGCAAAACGGCGGGCAGGGCGGCGGTCACGACCCCTTCGACCTCTTCTCCCGCTTCTTCGGCGGCAGCGGCCACTTTGGCAACCGACCTGGGGAGCGCCGCGGCCCCAACCTAGAGCTCAAGGTCGGCATCGCCCTGCGAGACTTTTACAATGGGAAAACGACAGAGTTCCAGTGGGACAAGCAGCAAATCTGCGACGAGTGCGAGGGGACCGGTGCGGCGGATAAGGTGGTGCATAAATGTCATGCCTGCAACGGGCAGGGTGTCAGATTGGTGAGGCACCAGATCGCGCCCGGGATGGTCACCCAGGTGCAGATGCAGTGCGATCACTGCGGTGGGAGGGGCAAGTCCATCAAGCACAAGTGCAAGGCTTGCGGTGGCGAGCGGGTTGTTCGCAAGCCTACTCCTGTGTCGGTTACTATTCAGCGGGGCATGGCTAATGGGGTGCGGATCGCGTATGAGAACGAGGCCGACGAGAGCCCGGATTGGGTGGCTGGTGATTTGCAGGTTACTCTTGTTGAGAAGGAGCCCAGTCTGGAGGAGGACAACCCGGACCATGTGGATGGTGTGTTCTTTAGGCGCAAGGGCAATGATCTCTACTGGAAGGAGGTGCTGTCTGTCCGGGAGGCCTGGATGGGCGACTGGACCAGAAATCTCACACACCTGGACGGGCATATCGTACGGTTAGGGCGCAAAAGAGGGGAGATCATTCAGCCCGGCCACGTCGAGACGGTGCCAGGGGAGGGTATGCCCATCTGGGACGAGGACGGGGACAGCGTCTACCACAAGACCCAGTTTGGCAACCTCTACGTCGAGTACACGGTTATCTTGCCAGACCAGATGGAGAGCgggatggagaaggagctgtGGGCGCTGTTCCAAAAGTACAGGCAAAAGAACGGAGTGGATCTGCACAAGGATAGCGGCAGGCCAGAAAAGGTTGTTTTGCATGAGGACAGGGAGCAGGAGCGGGAGCATGAGGAGTTATGATGATATATTTTGGTAAAGGCggtttccttttttttcttccacCAACAGCTAGAGAGCGGAAACTAGATGGGTTTCATCTTTATAAATATGTGGCATTACAATGTATTACATGGACGTAACAGCAGACAAGAGATCAGGATATTCCAGTCGTATATGTGTGTGTATTACCCCTGAGTTGTGATCCGTTTCCATAAAGACAAAATAAGCAAAGTCATATCTAACGTAAACAACAGACATTGATATATCGAGCCAAAGATAAAAAACATCAAatcaacaaaacaacacGTATAAGAAACCAAGACGTAAACTCAACggcaaaaagaaagaataaaaacaacaaaaaagccaaaacgCAAGGTCATTAAAAGTCATCACCGATGCCTCCTCTGCCGATCATCactgtcatcatcatccctgTGATATCGCCTACTACTCCTcctactcctcctccgcttTCGATCTTCATCACCGTAAtaatcatcgtcatcatggTCGTAATCGTGAGAATCGTGACGTCCTTTTTTGGTCCCCCGACTGCTCCCCCCCCGCTCATCCTCCGTCTGTCTCTTATCACTCCTCTTCCGCCTTCTATACCgatcatcgtcctcatcatcaccctcatcctcactccGATCGTGACCCCGACCTTTGCCCTTTCTGTCTCTACTATCCCTGTTCCCATCCCGACTACCGCTTCCTTCACCGTGACCACCTTGCAACAGATTGCCGCTTAGCAAACCTCCAatcaaccccatccaactccccttcccttccaaGACTCCTGTGACATTTTGCACAATCctctccaccgtctcctTGTCCGTCCCGCTGACAGCCCAATCACCCATCATGTTCAGCCCATTCGATCCCTTTGGGCTGCGGTACTCAAACGACCCCTTCCTAGAGTGCACCCCACCCCGCCTGTCTTCATGCCCCTGAGCGGTAAGCGGTCTCCCCTCGCCGTCAAACCGATCTGGCAGCTCCTCCACGGCAGattcatcatcgtcatctgATACCGCTTTGGATTTCTTGCGAAGAGCTTTGTCATCGtcgctgctggtggtggggccgaggggagaaggaggcgtgATGTCGCTGTCCTCTTCTGCGCCTGACCTTGCGGCTTCCTGGGCTtcgcggtggcggcggagggtggcttgggatttgggggaCAGGGGAACGAAGACCACCGAGCGGGCGGTGCGAGGGGTGCCGGGGATGTCGTCGTTGGGGTCGTCGGTTTCGGTTTGGGGGGTCATGATGGGggatgttgggggggagtAGAAGGGGGTGAGCTTGTGGTTTAGACCATCTAAGACATCAAAGTTAGTGATTCAGGAGAGCTAGATTGTGAAGATACACGGCAGGGTATATATCATGGATGGTCTGTAATGTCAATGGGGCAAAAGGGCTAAACACCGAGACCAGACGCACCCTTCTTGTCGCCTTCTACGTTGGGGCGGGGGCTTGTGGCGACGGTGGCTGCATAGGCAGCGGCTGCAGCTGCAGCTGTTGCTGGGATGGAACGACCAACGACATGAGAAGCTTCATTACTCACATGTTCAGGGCCTGGGGGTTGATTAGGTGGCGGACCTTGGggtgctggc encodes the following:
- a CDS encoding uncharacterized protein (EggNog:ENOG503P33C; COG:Q) gives rise to the protein MPVMKQEYSLWDILTSLLFPQKFILLSLTFLPRTILSQPSLLLPWNLPLLKSLWFTRFWSFVGPQVRENSSALVIPLLSGHISRGITHPSPIHPPLSGTVLEIGPGSGMWLPTLSQIPSITKIYGVEPNEGNAASLRQTVKTAGLEGRYNVIPVGIEDLEAVAHIEKGSVDSVMTVMCLCSIPEPQKNIKMLYEYLKPDGKWYVYEHVKTFDGELPGQGESWEPKQPKWLGWYQSFMNIFWPHFVGGCEMCRDTSKYLLQDAGPWQEVDLAQPANSPWFQTMPHIIGVLTK
- the SCJ1 gene encoding DnaJ-related protein scj1 (COG:O; EggNog:ENOG503NU15), which codes for MRFGKGLLLGLLAFAQVVMGEDYYKVLGVGKDATEKQIKSAYRQLSKKYHPDKNPGDDTAHEKFVLVSEAYEALSDQESRSMYDQLGYDAYKQRKQNGGQGGGHDPFDLFSRFFGGSGHFGNRPGERRGPNLELKVGIALRDFYNGKTTEFQWDKQQICDECEGTGAADKVVHKCHACNGQGVRLVRHQIAPGMVTQVQMQCDHCGGRGKSIKHKCKACGGERVVRKPTPVSVTIQRGMANGVRIAYENEADESPDWVAGDLQVTLVEKEPSLEEDNPDHVDGVFFRRKGNDLYWKEVLSVREAWMGDWTRNLTHLDGHIVRLGRKRGEIIQPGHVETVPGEGMPIWDEDGDSVYHKTQFGNLYVEYTVILPDQMESGMEKELWALFQKYRQKNGVDLHKDSGRPEKVVLHEDREQEREHEEL
- a CDS encoding uncharacterized protein (COG:A; EggNog:ENOG503P0B7), whose translation is MSWDNGNDNWGNPTPTATSGGDDWGKGSASNNNDGNGFGDDSFRGAATSGNGGFGDAAPFGGDGEHRGETSHNKADCPNPRKPLGACRRCGDEGHYSKDCPTAGPMTCNACGSTEHLRNECPDAGPMLCKNCGEEGHTISACENARKVDRSEIPDKTTEEAWELIKTAVAERDIDDLKAAVQIYVKSQPDCTYQQLESAFRGHDLGIWLIALERPTVSTLTNMDLQGNLGKKYTVSYRFSPNPARPREREGWPETEEERMERLADAGKLVARGLPKCRNCDQLGHISKHCKEDKRENERIQVKCYNCDEIGHRVRDCPTPRVDKFACKNCGQPGHPVAECPEPRSAEGVECRKCNETGHFSKDCPSAGPRGCRNCGQEGHMSKECTEPKNMDNVQCRNCDEMGHFSKECPRPRDWSRVECQNCHQKGHTKVRCPNPLVSDENSGGFGGGDGGFGGGDGGFDNAAPSADDGGW